One part of the Janthinobacterium sp. 17J80-10 genome encodes these proteins:
- a CDS encoding EF-hand domain-containing protein: protein MQVKVITGLVAGLFAAGIAIAQSTPPVPASTSAAPAAAATAPADRMARPHHRHGNPIAQLDKDKDGAISRAEAADHPLLSKGFDAADTNKDGKLSKEELQATHDAMRSKHQERHEASFKAADKDGDGALSLQEAEAAARERTARMFERLDANKDGKLTQEEMRAGRGHHHKGGKAG, encoded by the coding sequence ATGCAAGTCAAAGTCATTACCGGCCTGGTGGCCGGCCTGTTTGCTGCAGGCATCGCCATTGCCCAATCGACCCCGCCGGTACCTGCCAGCACCAGTGCAGCCCCTGCTGCTGCAGCGACGGCGCCTGCCGACAGGATGGCGCGCCCCCACCACCGCCACGGCAATCCCATTGCCCAGCTCGACAAGGACAAGGATGGCGCGATCAGCCGTGCCGAGGCAGCCGACCACCCGCTGCTGTCCAAGGGCTTCGACGCCGCCGATACCAACAAGGATGGCAAGCTGTCGAAAGAAGAATTGCAGGCAACGCATGACGCCATGCGCAGCAAGCATCAGGAACGCCACGAAGCCAGCTTCAAGGCAGCAGACAAGGATGGGGATGGTGCTCTGAGCCTGCAGGAAGCCGAGGCAGCGGCGCGCGAAAGAACCGCGCGCATGTTCGAGCGGCTCGACGCCAACAAGGATGGCAAGTTGACGCAGGAGGAAATGCGCGCCGGCCGCGGGCATCACCACAAGGGCGGCAAGGCTGGCTAA